One window from the genome of Anopheles merus strain MAF unplaced genomic scaffold, AmerM5.1 LNR4000550, whole genome shotgun sequence encodes:
- the LOC121602650 gene encoding zinc finger C4H2 domain-containing protein-like isoform X4, with amino-acid sequence MSAVDERTIYAKLEAMKDIRSKTLQLEKLKLKIIREVENGDAEEKCLSEYRRELELLMQEKMSHVEELRQIHADINAMETVIKQAEENRIRSINMANRVHEEYVPLKTEVDSMRRDYLGLERLPELHEEEGTIISPDRFQNYYTANKSLSTPSATFSRPPLSAHHPLPPDAPATSLPPSAPPGFLPPPPVAMRINKPPELPTNRLQQAPSTIGIGHPTFRQQPPPMKSCLSCHQQIHRNAPICPLCKAKSRSRNPKKPKKKDH; translated from the exons ATGAGCGCGGTTGACGAGAGAACGATTTACGCAAAGCTCGAAGCGATGAAAGACATTCG CTCCAAAACGCTACAGCTGGAAAAGCTGAAGCTGAAAATTATCCGCGAGGTGGAGAACGGCGATGCGGAGGAAAAATGTCTGTCCGAGTATCGGCGCGAGCTGGAGCTGCTGATGCAGGAGAAGATGAGCCATGTGGAGGAACTTCGCCAAATTCATGCCGACATTAACGCT aTGGAAACCGTTATTAAACAGGCGGAAGAAAATCGTATCCGTTCGATTAACATGGCCAACCGCGTACACGAGGAGTACGTGCCGCTGAAAACCGAGGTGGACTCTATGCGTCGCGACTATCTCGGGCTAGAAAGATTGCCGGAACTGCACGAAGAGGAAGGAACCATTATTTCACCCGA CCGCTTCCAAAACTATTACACCGCCAACAAATCGCTCTCGACACCTTCCGCCACCTTCTCCCGTCCACCGCTGTCCGCCCACCATCCACTGCCACCCGATGCGCCGGCCACATCGTTGCCGCCGTCCGCACCGCCCGGATTTCTTCCACCACCTCCGGTAGCGATGCGAATCAACAAACCGCCGGAACTGCCTACGAACCGGCTCCAGCAGGCCCCATCAACGATCGGCATCGGTCATCCGACATTCAG ACAGCAGCCACCCCCGATGAAGTCGTGTCTGTCGTGCCATCAGCAAATCCATCGCAACGCCCCAATCTGTCCGCTCTGCAAAGCCAAGAGCCGTTCGCGTAATCCGAAGAAGCCGAAAAAGAAGGACCATTAG
- the LOC121602650 gene encoding zinc finger C4H2 domain-containing protein-like isoform X3 — protein sequence MSAVDERTIYAKLEAMKDIRSKTLQLEKLKLKIIREVENGDAEEKCLSEYRRELELLMQEKMSHVEELRQIHADINAMETVIKQAEENRIRSINMANRVHEEYVPLKTEVDSMRRDYLGLERLPELHEEEGTIISPDRFQNYYTANKSLSTPSATFSRPPLSAHHPLPPDAPATSLPPSAPPGFLPPPPVAMRINKPPELPTNRLQQAPSTIGIGHPTFSRQQPPPMKSCLSCHQQIHRNAPICPLCKAKSRSRNPKKPKKKDH from the exons ATGAGCGCGGTTGACGAGAGAACGATTTACGCAAAGCTCGAAGCGATGAAAGACATTCG CTCCAAAACGCTACAGCTGGAAAAGCTGAAGCTGAAAATTATCCGCGAGGTGGAGAACGGCGATGCGGAGGAAAAATGTCTGTCCGAGTATCGGCGCGAGCTGGAGCTGCTGATGCAGGAGAAGATGAGCCATGTGGAGGAACTTCGCCAAATTCATGCCGACATTAACGCT aTGGAAACCGTTATTAAACAGGCGGAAGAAAATCGTATCCGTTCGATTAACATGGCCAACCGCGTACACGAGGAGTACGTGCCGCTGAAAACCGAGGTGGACTCTATGCGTCGCGACTATCTCGGGCTAGAAAGATTGCCGGAACTGCACGAAGAGGAAGGAACCATTATTTCACCCGA CCGCTTCCAAAACTATTACACCGCCAACAAATCGCTCTCGACACCTTCCGCCACCTTCTCCCGTCCACCGCTGTCCGCCCACCATCCACTGCCACCCGATGCGCCGGCCACATCGTTGCCGCCGTCCGCACCGCCCGGATTTCTTCCACCACCTCCGGTAGCGATGCGAATCAACAAACCGCCGGAACTGCCTACGAACCGGCTCCAGCAGGCCCCATCAACGATCGGCATCGGTCATCCGACATTCAG CAGACAGCAGCCACCCCCGATGAAGTCGTGTCTGTCGTGCCATCAGCAAATCCATCGCAACGCCCCAATCTGTCCGCTCTGCAAAGCCAAGAGCCGTTCGCGTAATCCGAAGAAGCCGAAAAAGAAGGACCATTAG
- the LOC121602650 gene encoding zinc finger C4H2 domain-containing protein-like isoform X2: MSAVDERTIYAKLEAMKDIRSKTLQLEKLKLKIIREVENGDAEEKCLSEYRRELELLMQEKMSHVEELRQIHADINAMETVIKQAEENRIRSINMANRVHEEYVPLKTEVDSMRRDYLGLERLPELHEEEGTIISPDRFQNYYTANKSLSTPSATFSRPPLSAHHPLPPDAPATSLPPSAPPGFLPPPPVAMRINKPPELPTNRLQQAPSTIGIGHPTFRSDFNVNLRQQPPPMKSCLSCHQQIHRNAPICPLCKAKSRSRNPKKPKKKDH; this comes from the exons ATGAGCGCGGTTGACGAGAGAACGATTTACGCAAAGCTCGAAGCGATGAAAGACATTCG CTCCAAAACGCTACAGCTGGAAAAGCTGAAGCTGAAAATTATCCGCGAGGTGGAGAACGGCGATGCGGAGGAAAAATGTCTGTCCGAGTATCGGCGCGAGCTGGAGCTGCTGATGCAGGAGAAGATGAGCCATGTGGAGGAACTTCGCCAAATTCATGCCGACATTAACGCT aTGGAAACCGTTATTAAACAGGCGGAAGAAAATCGTATCCGTTCGATTAACATGGCCAACCGCGTACACGAGGAGTACGTGCCGCTGAAAACCGAGGTGGACTCTATGCGTCGCGACTATCTCGGGCTAGAAAGATTGCCGGAACTGCACGAAGAGGAAGGAACCATTATTTCACCCGA CCGCTTCCAAAACTATTACACCGCCAACAAATCGCTCTCGACACCTTCCGCCACCTTCTCCCGTCCACCGCTGTCCGCCCACCATCCACTGCCACCCGATGCGCCGGCCACATCGTTGCCGCCGTCCGCACCGCCCGGATTTCTTCCACCACCTCCGGTAGCGATGCGAATCAACAAACCGCCGGAACTGCCTACGAACCGGCTCCAGCAGGCCCCATCAACGATCGGCATCGGTCATCCGACATTCAGGTCTGATTTCAATGTGAATTTAAG ACAGCAGCCACCCCCGATGAAGTCGTGTCTGTCGTGCCATCAGCAAATCCATCGCAACGCCCCAATCTGTCCGCTCTGCAAAGCCAAGAGCCGTTCGCGTAATCCGAAGAAGCCGAAAAAGAAGGACCATTAG
- the LOC121602650 gene encoding zinc finger C4H2 domain-containing protein-like isoform X1 → MSAVDERTIYAKLEAMKDIRSKTLQLEKLKLKIIREVENGDAEEKCLSEYRRELELLMQEKMSHVEELRQIHADINAMETVIKQAEENRIRSINMANRVHEEYVPLKTEVDSMRRDYLGLERLPELHEEEGTIISPDRFQNYYTANKSLSTPSATFSRPPLSAHHPLPPDAPATSLPPSAPPGFLPPPPVAMRINKPPELPTNRLQQAPSTIGIGHPTFRSDFNVNLSRQQPPPMKSCLSCHQQIHRNAPICPLCKAKSRSRNPKKPKKKDH, encoded by the exons ATGAGCGCGGTTGACGAGAGAACGATTTACGCAAAGCTCGAAGCGATGAAAGACATTCG CTCCAAAACGCTACAGCTGGAAAAGCTGAAGCTGAAAATTATCCGCGAGGTGGAGAACGGCGATGCGGAGGAAAAATGTCTGTCCGAGTATCGGCGCGAGCTGGAGCTGCTGATGCAGGAGAAGATGAGCCATGTGGAGGAACTTCGCCAAATTCATGCCGACATTAACGCT aTGGAAACCGTTATTAAACAGGCGGAAGAAAATCGTATCCGTTCGATTAACATGGCCAACCGCGTACACGAGGAGTACGTGCCGCTGAAAACCGAGGTGGACTCTATGCGTCGCGACTATCTCGGGCTAGAAAGATTGCCGGAACTGCACGAAGAGGAAGGAACCATTATTTCACCCGA CCGCTTCCAAAACTATTACACCGCCAACAAATCGCTCTCGACACCTTCCGCCACCTTCTCCCGTCCACCGCTGTCCGCCCACCATCCACTGCCACCCGATGCGCCGGCCACATCGTTGCCGCCGTCCGCACCGCCCGGATTTCTTCCACCACCTCCGGTAGCGATGCGAATCAACAAACCGCCGGAACTGCCTACGAACCGGCTCCAGCAGGCCCCATCAACGATCGGCATCGGTCATCCGACATTCAGGTCTGATTTCAATGTGAATTTAAG CAGACAGCAGCCACCCCCGATGAAGTCGTGTCTGTCGTGCCATCAGCAAATCCATCGCAACGCCCCAATCTGTCCGCTCTGCAAAGCCAAGAGCCGTTCGCGTAATCCGAAGAAGCCGAAAAAGAAGGACCATTAG
- the LOC121602651 gene encoding protein FRA10AC1 homolog, whose amino-acid sequence MYHRNLAHLNPYELHKHLINEYMLTKPGATKLLQRDTSRDKTDHDVVRENHRFLWDDETVDSWEKQLAKKYYDKLFREYCISDLSRYKENKVAMRWRIEKEVVVGKGQFVCGDRHCEERNELRSWEVNFGYQEHGQKKNALVKLRLCPKCSDKLNYHSKKREIKRLKKRDRKAKSSSAGRRVSDDAVSSSSVIAPTQEGTSVATATQESTEPEEVPEAVGEQDGSCAPEVAEGSWTKGHEVEEKSREEEFDEFLEDLLL is encoded by the exons ATGTATCACCGGAATCTGGCCCACCTGAATCCGTACGAGCTGCACAAGCATCTGATCAACGAGTACATGCTCACGAAGCCGGGTGCAACGAAGCTGCTGCAGCGTGATACGTCCCGCGACAAAACGGACCACGATGTAGTGCGCGAGAATCACCGGTTTCTGTGGGATGACGAAACGGTGGACAGCTGGGAGAAGCAGCTGGCCAAGAAGTACTACGATAAGCTGTTCCGCGAGTACTGCATATCGGACCTGAGCCGGTACAAAGAGAACAAG GTTGCTATGCGGTGGAGAATCGAGAAGGAGGTGGTCGTCGGCAAGGGACAGTTCGTTTGTGGCGATCGGCACTGTGAGGAGCGGAACGAGCTGCGCAGCTGGGAGGTCAACTTTGGCTACCAGGAGCATGGACAGAAAAAGAACGCACTGGTCAAGCTGC GCCTTTGTCCCAAATGTTCCGACAAACTTAACTATCACTCGAAAAAGAGGGAAATCAAACGACTGAAAAAACGAGATCGTAAAGCAAAATCTTCCAGTGCCGGTAGGAGGGTAAGCGATGATGCTGTTTCCTCGAGTAGCGTTATTGCACCTACTCAGGAAGGCACATCGGTCGCCACGGCAACACAGGAAAGCACCGAACCGGAGGAAGTACCGGAAGCGGTAGGCGAACAAGATGGTTCCTGTGCACCGGAAGTTGCTGAAGGAAGTTGGACGAAGG GACATGAAGTGGAAGAGAAGTCACGTGAGGAAGAGTTTGACGAGTTTTTGGAGGATCTTTTGCTTTAA
- the LOC121602649 gene encoding phenoloxidase-activating factor 2-like: MKILLLCIVISLSTHIAFGQDIEEELRCPGGYCVSKYLCPNGTFIDDMKRAQTTQLIGLRAGLDIDDFDICNDYLLVCCQSAPAPTATSTQNPVNSDELIEPPPSTNLACGQANEGGLIYDLRNNDTLSQYAEYPWVVYILAHKKQEANSGNFVCGGTLIHSRLVVTTAHNTDGKTDLVARFGEWDVSTTKEPFPQQDIDLAEVIKHPQYVFNPIQNDIALLVLAESVQYAAHIRPICLPQPTDEFVGQRCVSNGWGKERGVYANVMKKLTLPVIGRANCTRMLRYAGLGPFYTLREGFLCAGGEDAVDMCKGDGGSPLACQTESGTYVLAGIVSWGIGCGGFNIPGVYVAVNRYVQWLNEHIVDQALNESFDIKL; encoded by the exons atgaaaattttattacTCTGTATTGTTATCTCACTCAGCACGCACATTGCTTTCGGGCAAGACATTGAAGAAGAACTG AGATGTCCCGGTGGGTACTGCGTTTCGAAGTACCTTTGTCCCAACGGGACCTTCATCGACGATATGAAGCGTGCCCAAACCACGCAGCTGATAGGATTGCGAGCGGGGCTCGACATTGACGATTTCGACATTTGCAATGATTATCTGCTGGTGTGCTGTCAGTCGGCTCCCGCACCGACGGCCACCAGTACGCAAAACCCGGTCAACAGTGAT GAGCTAATTGAACCACCACCGTCCACCAACCTTGCCTGCGGTCAGGCAAACGAGGGTGGTTTAATTTACGATTTGCGCAACAACGACACGCTGTCCCAGTATGCCGAATATCCCTGGGTGGTGTACATCTTGGCGCACAAAAAGCAGGAAGCGAATTCCGGCAATTTTGTCTGTGGTGGTACACTGATCCATTCACGGCTTGTCGTTACGACGGCACACAATACGGACGGTAAGACGGATCTGGTGGCACGGTTCGGCGAATGGGACGTCAGCACCACCAAGGAACCGTTCCCGCAGCAA GATATAGACCTCGCGGAGGTCATCAAACATCCACAGTACGTGTTCAACCCGATACAGAACGACATtgcgctgctggtgctggcggAAAGCGTCCAGTACGCGGCACACATACGGCCCATCTGCCTGCCGCAGCCGACGGACGAGTTCGTGGGCCAGCGGTGCGTCTCCAACGGCTGGGGCAAGGAACGGGGCGTGTACGCAAACGTGATGAAGAAACTGACGCTTCCCGTGATCGGGCGCGCCAACTGTACGCGGATGCTGCGGTACGCCGGGCTGGGACCGTTCTACACCCTGCGCGAGGGTTTCCTGTGCGCTGGCGGCGAGGACGCCGTGGACATGTGCAAGGGGGACGGTGGATCGCCGCTCGCCTGCCAGACGGAGAGCGGAACGTACGTGCTGGCTGGTATCGTATCGTGGGGCATCGGTTGCGGCGGTTTCAACATCCCGGGCGTGTACGTGGCCGTTAACCGGTATGTGCAGTGGCTCAACGAACATATCGTCGACCAAGCGCTGAACGAGAGTTTTGAtataaaattgtaa